Proteins from one Ranitomeya variabilis isolate aRanVar5 chromosome 1, aRanVar5.hap1, whole genome shotgun sequence genomic window:
- the LOC143797837 gene encoding olfactory receptor 1L4-like, which translates to MEFLNETSSRFILIGLSTNPWLQPLYFMIFLVMYIVTVTGNLLIIAVVRTEPRLQTPMYFFLSNLSLIDLCFSSTIVPKLLMSTLTEDKSISFWGCAIQMYFHLALGGTECIILAIMAYDRYVAICQPLHYNTIMNLKRCFLLSVGTWSLNFLNSIYYAFITFRLPFCRSKNVNHYFCEMPPLFRLSCTETEMNEIAVYISGGIVGLCSFVLTLLSYVHIILTVIRIRSSTGRRKAFSTCASHLSVVSLYYGAIVFMYLRPRGSYSVDRDRSVAILYTVVTPMFNPIIYSIRNKEVKESVRKMILGRSQFTTLTFHH; encoded by the coding sequence ATGGAATTCTTGAATGAAACATCCTCTAGATTTATCTTGATAGGTCTTTCCACCAACCCATGGCTTCAACCTCTATATTTTATGATATTTTTAGTAATGTATATAGTCACTGTAACAGGGAATCTTTTAATCATTGCAGTGGTAAGGACTGAACCTCGACTGCAGACCCCTATGTACTTTTTCCTCAGTAACCTCTCACTCATAGACCTCTGTTTCTCATCCACCATTGTGCCGAAACTTCTCATGAGTACATTGACTGAAGACAAGAGTATCTCTTTCTGGGGATGTGCCATTCAGATGTATTTCCACCTAGCTTTGGGAGGCACTGAGTGTATTATATTGGCCATCATGGCCTATGATAGATATGTGGCCATTTGTCAACCCTTACACTACAACACTATCATGAACTTAAAACGTTGCTTTCTTCTCTCTGTCGGAACATGGTCATTAAATTTCCTGAATTCAATTTACTATGCTTTCATCACTTTCCGGCTGCCCTTCTGTAGGTCTAAGAATGTGAATCACTACTTCTGTGAGATGCCTCCTCTTTTTCGATTGTCCTGTACAGAAACTGAAATGAATGAAATAGCAGTTTATATCTCTGGTGGGATTGTAGGTCTTTGCTCTTTTGTGTTGACACTTCTGTCCTATGTTCACATAATTTTAACTGTGATAAGGATCCGTTCAAGCACTGGAAGACGCAAAGCCTTCTCGACTTGCGCCTCCCACCTTTCAGTAGTTTCTCTATACTATGGCGCCATTGTTTTTATGTATTTACGTCCTCGGGGGAGCTACTCTGTAGATCGAGACAGATCCGTGGCCATTCTTTATACTGTGGTTACCCCCATGTTTAACCCCATTATTTATAGCATAAGAAATAAGGAAGTTAAAGAAAGTGTGAGGAAAATGATTCTGGGACGTTCTCAGTTTACAACTCTTACATTTCATCATTga